Proteins encoded together in one Gemmatimonadales bacterium window:
- a CDS encoding glycoside hydrolase family 3 N-terminal domain-containing protein yields MSDRKTTPPAATTLSQPERLRPRRAAPAPRYRDRTAPIERRVRDLLSRMTLEEKAAQMVGVWNGKAEMLVNRAGDFDPAKAAAAFADGHGLGQVGRPSDAGGPPGLDARRNAELTNAIQRFFLEHSRLGIPVIFHEECLHGHAAKDATSFCQPIGLAATFDPELVEALYTMTALEARVRGTHQALTPVVDVARDPRWGRVEETFGEDPYLVSRMGSAAVRGFQGDASFRGRARTSRVIATLKHFAAHGAPESGLNCAPAEVSPHTLRDVILPSFRACVTEAGALSLMPSYNEVDGVPSHANRWLLRDVLRGEWGFEGFTVSDYYAIWEMADRPDTHGHHVARDKKEAALLAVRAGVNIELPEPDCYRHLVELVRERRLKESELDELVAPMLHAKFRLGLFDDPYVDPDEAERVVGCEAHRVLALRVARETITLLRNEAGLLPLDPARLRTLAVIGPNAHRPMLGGYSGTPKRVVTVLDGIRAAVGDRVDVRYAEGCKITIGGSWTEDVVTPSDPAEDRRQIAEAVEVAKGADAVVLVIGDNEQTSREGWGKKHLGDRASLDLVGRQQELAEALVATGRPVVVVLFNGRPASVRWIAAHVPAILECWYLGQEGGTAVADVLFGSVNPGGKLPITFPRSAGHLPAFYNYKPSARRGYLLDDVTPLWPFGFGLSYTTFAVERVRLTRSAIRPSGTTRVLAEVTNTGGRAGHEVVQLYVRDRVSSVTRPVKELKGFRKVFLQPGETTTVRFDLGPASLAFHDVRMREVVEPGAFTVMVGTSSRDEDLHTLTLTVRA; encoded by the coding sequence GTGTCTGACCGCAAGACGACACCTCCGGCTGCGACGACGTTGTCGCAGCCGGAGCGTCTCCGGCCCCGGCGCGCGGCGCCGGCGCCGCGCTACCGCGACCGGACGGCCCCCATCGAGCGGCGAGTGCGCGACCTGCTCTCCCGCATGACGCTCGAGGAGAAGGCCGCCCAGATGGTCGGCGTCTGGAACGGCAAGGCCGAGATGCTGGTGAACCGTGCCGGCGACTTCGATCCGGCCAAGGCCGCCGCGGCCTTCGCGGACGGCCACGGCCTCGGCCAGGTGGGCCGGCCGAGCGACGCCGGCGGGCCGCCGGGCCTCGACGCGCGCCGCAACGCCGAGCTGACCAACGCCATCCAGCGCTTCTTCCTCGAGCACAGCCGGCTCGGCATCCCCGTCATCTTCCACGAGGAGTGCCTGCACGGGCACGCCGCGAAGGACGCCACCAGCTTCTGCCAACCGATCGGGCTCGCGGCGACGTTCGACCCGGAGCTGGTCGAGGCGCTGTACACGATGACCGCGCTCGAGGCGCGGGTGCGCGGCACCCACCAGGCGCTGACACCGGTGGTGGACGTGGCGCGCGATCCGCGCTGGGGGCGCGTCGAGGAGACCTTCGGCGAGGACCCGTACCTCGTGTCCCGGATGGGCAGCGCCGCGGTGCGCGGTTTCCAGGGCGACGCCTCGTTCCGGGGCAGGGCCCGCACGAGCCGCGTGATCGCGACGCTCAAGCACTTCGCGGCCCACGGCGCGCCCGAGTCGGGCCTGAACTGTGCGCCGGCCGAGGTCTCGCCGCACACGCTGCGCGACGTCATCCTGCCCTCGTTCCGCGCCTGCGTCACCGAGGCCGGCGCGCTCAGCCTGATGCCCTCCTACAACGAAGTGGACGGCGTGCCCTCCCACGCCAACCGCTGGCTGCTGCGGGACGTGCTCCGCGGCGAGTGGGGATTCGAGGGCTTCACCGTCTCCGACTACTACGCGATCTGGGAGATGGCCGACCGCCCGGACACCCACGGCCACCACGTCGCCCGCGACAAGAAGGAGGCGGCGCTCCTGGCGGTGCGCGCCGGCGTCAACATCGAGCTGCCCGAGCCCGACTGCTACCGGCACCTGGTGGAGCTGGTGCGCGAGCGCAGGCTCAAGGAGTCCGAGCTGGACGAGCTGGTCGCGCCGATGCTGCACGCCAAGTTCCGCCTCGGGCTGTTCGACGACCCCTACGTGGACCCCGACGAGGCCGAGCGGGTGGTGGGGTGCGAGGCGCACCGCGTGCTCGCGCTCCGGGTCGCGCGCGAGACCATCACCCTGCTCAGGAACGAGGCAGGCCTGTTGCCGCTGGACCCGGCGCGGCTCCGTACGCTCGCGGTGATCGGCCCCAACGCGCACCGGCCGATGCTCGGCGGCTACAGCGGGACCCCCAAGCGGGTCGTCACGGTGCTCGACGGGATCAGGGCCGCCGTGGGCGACCGGGTGGACGTGCGCTACGCCGAGGGCTGCAAGATCACCATCGGCGGCTCGTGGACCGAGGACGTGGTGACGCCGAGCGACCCCGCCGAGGACCGGCGTCAGATCGCGGAGGCGGTCGAGGTCGCGAAGGGCGCCGACGCCGTGGTCCTGGTGATCGGCGACAACGAGCAGACCTCCCGCGAGGGCTGGGGGAAGAAGCACCTGGGCGACCGCGCGAGCCTCGACCTGGTGGGGCGGCAGCAGGAGCTGGCCGAGGCGCTGGTCGCGACCGGCCGGCCGGTGGTGGTCGTCCTGTTCAACGGCCGGCCCGCGTCGGTGCGCTGGATCGCGGCGCACGTGCCCGCGATCCTCGAGTGCTGGTACCTCGGGCAGGAGGGCGGCACGGCGGTGGCGGACGTGCTGTTCGGGAGCGTCAACCCGGGCGGCAAGCTGCCGATCACGTTCCCGCGGTCGGCCGGCCACCTCCCGGCCTTCTACAACTACAAGCCGTCGGCGCGCCGCGGGTACCTGCTCGACGACGTCACGCCGCTCTGGCCGTTCGGCTTCGGCCTGAGCTACACCACCTTCGCCGTCGAGCGCGTCCGCCTCACCCGCTCCGCCATCCGTCCGAGCGGCACCACCCGGGTCCTCGCCGAGGTGACCAACACCGGCGGCCGGGCCGGCCACGAGGTCGTGCAGCTGTACGTGCGCGACCGCGTCAGCTCGGTCACCCGGCCGGTGAAGGAGCTGAAGGGCTTCCGGAAGGTGTTCCTGCAGCCCGGGGAGACCACCACGGTCCGCTTCGACCTCGGGCCGGCGTCGCTGGCGTTCCACGACGTCCGGATGCGCGAGGTGGTGGAACCCGGCGCATTCACGGTGATGGTGGGCACCTCCTCGCGGGACGAGGACCTGCACACCCTCACGCTCACGGTGCGCGCGTAG
- a CDS encoding endo-1,4-beta-xylanase — protein MRGSRLAHAAGAAALVAAAGCTPRPPAPVAAPASLAAAYHGAFLVGAALNDAQFSGRDSAEAALVAAQFSSVSPENVLKWESVHPRPGVYDFDAADRYVAFGRRHGMFVVGHTLVWHNQTPRWVFEDSAGRAVSRDTLIARMRDHILTVVGRYRGRVNGWDVVNEAVADDGTLRRSPWQTIIGDDFIAMAFRFAHEADPDAQLVYNDYALENAPKRQGVLALVRLLLAEGVPITGVGLQEHDRLDWPSPESVDTTIAAFAALGVKVLITELDVDVLPRAVAQTGADVSLRAAARAELDPWPDSLPDSVQQALARRYAALFGVFLRHRGRVARVTFWGVTDRDSWRNDWPVRGRTNYPTLFGRDGRPKPAFDAVMEAAGAAGAGP, from the coding sequence GTGAGGGGCTCGCGCCTCGCGCACGCGGCGGGGGCGGCGGCGCTGGTGGCCGCCGCCGGCTGCACCCCGCGGCCCCCGGCCCCGGTGGCCGCGCCGGCCAGCCTCGCCGCGGCCTACCACGGCGCGTTCCTCGTCGGCGCCGCCCTCAACGACGCCCAGTTCTCCGGACGGGACTCCGCGGAGGCCGCCCTGGTCGCGGCGCAGTTCAGCAGCGTCTCGCCGGAGAACGTCCTCAAGTGGGAGTCGGTCCATCCCCGGCCCGGCGTCTACGACTTCGACGCCGCCGACCGCTACGTGGCCTTCGGCAGGCGCCACGGGATGTTCGTCGTCGGACACACGCTGGTGTGGCACAACCAGACGCCGCGCTGGGTGTTCGAGGACTCCGCCGGGCGAGCGGTGAGCCGCGACACGCTGATCGCGCGGATGCGCGACCACATCCTGACGGTGGTCGGGCGCTACCGCGGGCGCGTGAACGGGTGGGACGTCGTGAACGAGGCGGTGGCGGACGACGGCACGCTGCGGCGGTCGCCGTGGCAGACCATCATCGGCGACGACTTCATCGCGATGGCCTTCCGGTTCGCGCACGAGGCGGATCCGGACGCCCAGCTGGTCTACAACGACTACGCGCTCGAGAACGCCCCCAAGCGGCAGGGCGTGCTGGCCCTGGTGCGGCTGCTGCTGGCGGAGGGCGTGCCGATCACCGGGGTCGGCCTGCAGGAGCACGACCGGCTCGACTGGCCGTCGCCGGAGTCGGTGGACACGACGATCGCGGCCTTCGCCGCGCTGGGCGTGAAGGTCCTGATCACCGAGCTGGACGTGGACGTGCTGCCGCGCGCCGTCGCTCAGACCGGGGCGGACGTGAGCCTCCGTGCGGCGGCCCGGGCGGAGCTGGACCCGTGGCCCGATTCGCTGCCGGACTCGGTGCAGCAGGCGCTCGCCCGCCGTTACGCGGCGCTGTTCGGCGTCTTCCTGCGGCACCGCGGGCGGGTCGCCCGGGTGACGTTCTGGGGCGTCACGGATCGCGACTCGTGGAGAAACGACTGGCCCGTTCGCGGGCGGACCAACTATCCTACGCTGTTCGGGCGGGACGGCCGTCCCAAGCCGGCGTTCGACGCGGTGATGGAGGCCGCGGGCGCCGCGGGGGCCGGCCCCTAG
- a CDS encoding MFS transporter — protein MADRIQKLSFVEKAGYSLGDAAANFVFMTMILFQLNFYTDTMGIAAAAAGTLLLVGRLWDAFFDPMIGILADRTNTRWGKFRPWVLWTAVPWAVVLVLAYTVPHFDATRTLVYATVTNILLMTLYSANNTPYSAMTGVMTGDVNERTALSSYRFFAAMFAQLIVGGFTLTLVAKLGHGDNARGWQLTIGLWAVLCVVFFVITFLTTRERIQPPPQQRSSPREDFGNLLKNRPWIAMFLLTLTHFVFVALRGGTMFYYFKYYVSADRLYDFLARLGLGGGAGGGGLGHYLLDTFGLIVNQTHSNVSSVGFSLFQMSSQAVTILGVLASTFLAIRFGKKAVAIVGFSLATLFLAAFILLPADAIGATYLLEYVRALSYAPTIPLIWAMFADVADYAEWTTGRRITGIVFATILFALKAGLSLGGAIAGWLLSGYGYRANVSQTAHALLGIRLSASVYPALFLGVVVACLLFYPIGKELNLRIQDELAARRKAYAPGGAAA, from the coding sequence ATGGCCGATCGCATCCAGAAGCTCTCGTTCGTGGAGAAGGCCGGCTACAGCCTGGGAGACGCGGCCGCGAACTTCGTCTTCATGACGATGATTCTCTTCCAGCTGAACTTCTACACCGACACGATGGGCATCGCCGCCGCGGCCGCCGGCACGCTGCTGCTGGTGGGGCGGCTGTGGGACGCGTTCTTCGACCCGATGATCGGCATCCTGGCCGACCGCACGAACACGCGCTGGGGCAAGTTCCGGCCGTGGGTGCTGTGGACCGCCGTGCCGTGGGCCGTGGTCCTGGTGCTGGCCTACACGGTGCCGCACTTCGACGCCACCCGCACGCTGGTCTACGCCACGGTCACCAACATCCTGCTGATGACCCTGTACTCGGCGAACAACACGCCCTACTCGGCGATGACCGGCGTGATGACCGGCGACGTGAACGAGCGCACGGCGCTGTCGTCGTACCGGTTCTTCGCGGCGATGTTCGCCCAGCTCATCGTCGGCGGCTTCACCCTGACGCTGGTGGCGAAGCTCGGGCACGGCGACAACGCGCGCGGCTGGCAGCTGACCATCGGCCTGTGGGCGGTGCTGTGCGTGGTGTTCTTCGTCATCACGTTCCTCACCACCCGCGAGCGCATCCAGCCGCCGCCGCAGCAGCGGTCGTCGCCGAGGGAGGACTTCGGCAACCTGCTGAAGAACCGTCCCTGGATCGCGATGTTCTTGCTCACCCTGACGCACTTCGTGTTCGTGGCGCTGCGCGGCGGCACGATGTTCTACTACTTCAAGTACTACGTCAGCGCCGACCGGCTCTACGACTTCCTGGCGCGCCTGGGCCTGGGCGGCGGCGCCGGCGGCGGCGGGCTGGGGCACTACCTGCTCGACACGTTCGGCCTGATCGTCAACCAGACCCACAGCAACGTCTCGTCGGTGGGCTTCAGCCTGTTCCAGATGTCGAGCCAGGCGGTGACCATCCTCGGCGTGCTGGCCTCCACCTTCCTGGCCATCCGGTTCGGGAAGAAGGCGGTCGCGATCGTGGGCTTCTCGCTGGCCACCCTGTTCCTGGCCGCGTTCATCCTGCTGCCGGCCGACGCGATCGGCGCCACCTACCTGCTCGAGTACGTGCGCGCCCTCAGCTACGCGCCCACCATCCCGCTCATCTGGGCGATGTTCGCGGACGTGGCCGACTACGCGGAGTGGACGACGGGGCGCCGCATCACCGGCATCGTGTTCGCGACCATCCTGTTCGCGCTCAAGGCGGGCCTGAGCCTCGGCGGGGCCATCGCGGGCTGGCTGCTCTCGGGCTACGGCTACCGGGCCAACGTGTCGCAGACGGCGCACGCGCTGCTGGGCATCCGGCTCTCGGCGAGCGTGTACCCCGCCCTGTTCCTCGGGGTGGTGGTGGCGTGCCTGCTGTTCTATCCGATCGGCAAGGAGCTGAACCTCCGGATCCAGGACGAGCTGGCCGCGCGGCGCAAGGCGTACGCACCCGGGGGCGCGGCGGCGTGA
- a CDS encoding FadR/GntR family transcriptional regulator, which produces MITAKRTLRPMSKQSLADRVALRIKEMVRDGGYGLGDRLPAIMEMARSFGVGHPTVREALTKLEAVGVVEIRHGSGVYVSRREDALLVSSPGYAPVVTRKLLSDLLRSRMSLEMQSVAEAVEHLTARHLKEMRRLLDTAGRHLEDDAILNKVNMAFHRQIAVASGNSVLLQLLDVLRELFSHEQLMILDIFGSREADHRGHLAILEALERRDVALAVSRMRKHLQGVLDAVQRWDPAKHPVS; this is translated from the coding sequence ATGATCACGGCGAAGAGGACGCTCCGGCCGATGTCCAAGCAGAGCCTGGCCGACCGGGTCGCCCTCCGCATCAAGGAGATGGTGCGGGACGGCGGGTACGGACTCGGCGACCGCCTGCCCGCGATCATGGAGATGGCCCGGAGCTTCGGCGTCGGGCACCCCACGGTCCGCGAGGCCCTGACCAAGCTCGAGGCGGTCGGCGTGGTGGAGATCCGCCACGGGTCCGGCGTGTATGTGAGCCGCCGGGAGGACGCCCTGCTGGTCTCGAGTCCCGGGTACGCCCCGGTCGTGACCCGCAAGCTGCTGTCGGACCTGCTGCGCTCGCGGATGTCGCTGGAGATGCAGTCCGTGGCCGAGGCGGTGGAGCACCTGACGGCGCGCCACCTGAAGGAGATGCGGCGCCTGCTCGACACCGCGGGCCGGCACCTCGAGGACGACGCCATCCTCAACAAGGTGAACATGGCGTTCCACCGCCAGATCGCCGTCGCCTCCGGGAACAGCGTGCTGCTGCAGCTGCTGGACGTGCTGCGCGAGCTGTTCTCGCACGAGCAGCTGATGATCCTCGACATCTTCGGCTCGCGCGAGGCGGACCACCGGGGCCACCTGGCGATCCTGGAGGCCCTCGAGCGCCGCGATGTGGCTCTCGCCGTCTCCCGGATGCGGAAGCACCTGCAGGGCGTCCTCGACGCCGTGCAGCGCTGGGACCCGGCGAAGCATCCGGTATCCTGA
- a CDS encoding glycoside hydrolase family 43 protein, whose protein sequence is MHPRLASCAFAVALIAAGPGPLAAQTLAPGAEARFDWFEYSGDDSIYRVAHATHGEYLNPILAGFYPDPTICRQGADYYLANSSFAYYPGVPLFTSRDLVHWHQIRSILDRPSQLDLDSAGISRGIFAPSLSCRPGRMWMITTLVDRGGNFLVTATDPRGPWSDPVWLHFDGIDPSLFFDDDGKVYIVNNGLPEGPQLYGQGHRAIWIQELDTTAQRLVGPRRMIVNGGVDIARHPIWIEAPHVFKKDGWYYLICAEGGTAEQHSEVVFRSRAVFGPYAPGPVEPILTQRHLDPTRPFPVWATGHADFVETENGEWWAVFLGTRPYEDYTFNTGRETFLLPVTWRDGWPVILTDTASVPYVVRAPKLSPERHPYPPLTGNFTARDDFDAPQLSPEWSFLRTVREPFADLISHPGWLTLRARSVPLEGPGQPAFVGRRQQHAWATATTAMRYRPLAAGDRAGMVAFQGSDAFFFLGVAMEGGQPVVELQQRSGPRDSAATTVIALAPLEGPPDSTLYLRIRARGGSYDFSYAYRPGDWILLKGDVDGTILSSKVAGGFVGTMLGLYAYRLQP, encoded by the coding sequence ATGCACCCACGCCTCGCGTCATGCGCGTTCGCCGTCGCGCTCATCGCGGCCGGCCCCGGCCCGCTCGCCGCGCAGACGCTCGCCCCCGGCGCCGAAGCCCGGTTCGACTGGTTCGAGTACAGCGGTGACGACTCGATCTACCGCGTCGCGCACGCCACGCACGGCGAGTACCTGAACCCGATCCTGGCCGGCTTCTACCCCGATCCCACGATCTGCCGCCAGGGCGCCGACTACTACCTCGCGAATTCGAGCTTCGCGTACTACCCGGGCGTGCCGTTGTTCACCAGCCGCGACCTCGTGCACTGGCACCAGATCCGTTCCATCCTCGACCGGCCGTCGCAGCTCGACCTCGACAGCGCGGGCATCTCGCGCGGCATCTTCGCTCCCAGCCTGAGCTGCCGGCCGGGCCGGATGTGGATGATCACGACACTGGTGGACCGCGGCGGCAACTTCCTCGTCACGGCGACCGACCCCCGGGGTCCGTGGTCCGACCCGGTGTGGCTGCATTTCGACGGCATCGACCCCTCGCTGTTCTTCGACGACGACGGCAAGGTCTACATCGTCAACAACGGCCTGCCGGAGGGCCCGCAGCTCTACGGCCAGGGGCACCGCGCCATCTGGATCCAGGAGCTCGACACCACCGCGCAGCGGCTGGTCGGCCCCCGCCGGATGATCGTGAACGGCGGCGTCGACATCGCGCGGCACCCGATCTGGATCGAAGCGCCGCACGTCTTCAAGAAGGACGGCTGGTACTACCTGATCTGCGCCGAGGGCGGCACGGCCGAGCAGCACTCGGAGGTGGTCTTTCGCAGCCGCGCCGTGTTCGGACCGTACGCCCCGGGTCCCGTCGAGCCGATCCTGACCCAGCGGCACCTCGATCCCACGCGGCCGTTCCCCGTCTGGGCCACCGGCCACGCCGACTTCGTCGAGACGGAGAACGGCGAGTGGTGGGCGGTCTTCCTCGGCACGCGCCCCTACGAGGACTACACGTTCAACACCGGGCGCGAGACGTTCCTGCTGCCGGTCACGTGGCGCGACGGCTGGCCGGTCATCCTCACCGACACGGCGAGCGTGCCCTACGTCGTGCGCGCGCCGAAGCTCTCGCCGGAGCGGCACCCGTACCCGCCGCTGACCGGCAACTTCACGGCGCGTGACGACTTCGACGCGCCCCAGCTCTCCCCCGAGTGGAGCTTCCTGCGCACCGTGCGGGAGCCGTTCGCCGACCTGATCTCGCACCCGGGATGGCTCACGCTCCGCGCGCGATCCGTCCCGCTCGAAGGCCCGGGGCAGCCTGCGTTCGTCGGCCGCCGCCAGCAGCACGCCTGGGCCACGGCCACGACCGCGATGCGCTACCGGCCGCTGGCGGCGGGAGACCGCGCCGGGATGGTCGCGTTCCAGGGGAGCGACGCGTTCTTCTTCCTGGGCGTCGCGATGGAGGGCGGGCAACCCGTCGTCGAGCTGCAGCAGCGGAGCGGCCCGCGCGACTCGGCCGCCACGACCGTCATCGCGCTGGCCCCGCTCGAGGGCCCGCCGGATTCGACGCTGTACCTGAGAATTCGCGCGCGCGGGGGGAGCTACGACTTCTCCTACGCCTACCGCCCGGGCGACTGGATACTATTGAAAGGGGACGTGGACGGGACCATCCTGAGCAGCAAGGTGGCCGGCGGGTTCGTCGGGACCATGCTGGGACTGTACGCCTATCGGCTGCAGCCGTGA
- a CDS encoding glycosyl hydrolase 115 family protein codes for MTDPTPSRTGAAALPALALLAALLAAPAAAQTAPGDSTSYVALGPGPGRFTLSAGGRPAPLLVGRGDWPGVIRAVRDLARDVGRVTAHAAPGVVDTLTGAGEIVVVGTLGRGGLVDSLVREGKLDTAGVAGRWEASLLQVVERPRPGVTRALVIAGSDKRGTIYGVYDLSARIGVSPWYWWADVPPAHHPALYVLPGRWTEGPPAVKYRGIFLNDEAPALTGWAQATFGGLDHRFYEKVFELILRLKGNYLWPAMWGNAFNEDDSLNPRLADEYGIVMGTSHHEPMLRAQQEWKRHGTGPWNYQTNDSVLRAFWRQGIRAMDGHESVVTVGMRGDGDLPMSDSANIGLLERIVADQRAIIADVTGRPASATPQDWALYKEVQDYYDRGMRVPDDVTLLFSDDNWGDVRRLPAAGAVAADAGPAVAPAAQEPSPAGRQVSSGAPARAGGYGLYYHFDYVGGPRSYKWINTNAIPRVWEQLHLAYAYGVDRIWIVNVGDLKPMELPISFFLDYAWDPARWPAERLPEYTRRWAAQQFGAAHAVEIAALLDDDARYAARRKPELLAPETFSLDDYDEWDRVVGELAALAARARFVGRELPAAGRAAFDELVLHPVLALDNLYRLYEAVARNRRYAAQGRASTNDWAARARALFGVDAAITTWYNDTVAGGKWRHMMDQTHIGYTTWDQPPRNIMPEVQRISLPGRAEMGVAIPGSDRWWPADTSAAALPELNACRDPRFDVEVFNRGSTPFAFRAVSDAPWLVVAPAEGTVDKERRLHVSVDWQRAPVGEPREAAITITGAGRPVVVHARLRHPAGPRPRGFVETDGYVAVEAEHFSRAVAAAPIRWVRIPGLGRTLSGITAFPVTAPRQTPGGDAPRLEYPLHLFAGGDVLVRATFSPTLDFRATGLRYAVSFDDDPPQVVDLAADTTLRTWERRVSDNAIESATRHRVAAGDHVLRYWLVDPGVVLQRLVVDHGRLGASYLGPPESCGPN; via the coding sequence GTGACCGACCCGACCCCGTCGCGCACCGGCGCCGCCGCCCTCCCGGCGCTGGCGCTCCTGGCCGCACTCCTCGCCGCGCCGGCGGCGGCGCAGACCGCGCCCGGCGACTCCACGTCCTACGTCGCGCTGGGCCCCGGGCCGGGGCGGTTCACGCTCTCGGCCGGAGGCCGGCCGGCTCCCCTGCTCGTCGGCCGTGGCGACTGGCCCGGCGTGATCCGGGCGGTGCGCGACCTCGCCCGTGACGTCGGCCGGGTGACGGCGCATGCGGCGCCCGGCGTCGTCGACACGCTCACCGGCGCCGGCGAGATCGTCGTCGTCGGCACGCTCGGCCGCGGCGGGCTGGTGGACAGCCTGGTGCGCGAGGGCAAGCTCGATACGGCCGGGGTGGCGGGCCGCTGGGAGGCGTCGCTGCTGCAGGTCGTCGAGCGGCCGCGGCCGGGCGTCACCCGCGCGCTGGTCATCGCCGGCAGCGACAAGCGCGGCACGATCTACGGGGTCTACGACCTGTCGGCCCGGATCGGCGTCTCCCCCTGGTACTGGTGGGCCGACGTGCCGCCCGCGCACCACCCCGCGCTCTACGTGCTCCCGGGCCGGTGGACGGAGGGCCCGCCGGCCGTGAAGTACCGCGGCATCTTCCTCAACGACGAGGCGCCCGCGCTCACCGGCTGGGCGCAGGCCACGTTCGGCGGCCTCGACCACCGGTTCTACGAGAAGGTGTTCGAGCTGATCCTGCGTCTGAAGGGCAACTACCTCTGGCCGGCGATGTGGGGCAACGCGTTCAACGAGGACGACTCGCTCAATCCCCGCCTGGCGGACGAGTACGGGATCGTGATGGGCACGTCGCACCACGAGCCGATGCTGCGCGCCCAGCAGGAGTGGAAGCGCCACGGCACCGGGCCGTGGAACTACCAGACCAACGACTCGGTGCTGCGGGCCTTCTGGCGCCAGGGCATCCGCGCCATGGACGGGCACGAGAGCGTCGTCACGGTCGGGATGCGCGGCGACGGCGACCTGCCGATGAGCGACAGCGCGAACATCGGCCTGCTCGAGCGGATCGTGGCGGACCAGCGCGCGATCATCGCGGACGTGACCGGCAGGCCGGCGTCCGCGACGCCGCAGGACTGGGCCCTCTACAAGGAGGTCCAGGACTACTACGATCGCGGGATGCGCGTGCCCGACGACGTCACCCTGCTCTTCTCCGACGACAACTGGGGCGACGTGCGCCGGCTGCCGGCGGCCGGCGCGGTGGCTGCGGATGCGGGGCCGGCGGTGGCGCCGGCGGCGCAAGAGCCGTCTCCGGCTGGGCGGCAGGTCTCGTCCGGCGCGCCGGCGCGGGCGGGCGGCTACGGCCTCTATTATCACTTCGACTACGTGGGCGGGCCCCGCAGCTACAAGTGGATCAACACCAACGCCATCCCGCGGGTGTGGGAGCAGCTCCATCTCGCGTACGCGTACGGGGTCGACCGCATCTGGATCGTGAACGTCGGCGATCTCAAGCCGATGGAGCTGCCGATCTCGTTCTTCCTCGACTACGCGTGGGATCCGGCCCGCTGGCCCGCGGAACGGCTCCCCGAGTACACCCGCCGGTGGGCGGCGCAGCAGTTCGGGGCCGCGCATGCCGTCGAGATCGCCGCGCTGCTGGACGACGACGCGCGCTACGCCGCGCGGCGCAAGCCCGAGCTGCTCGCCCCCGAGACGTTCTCGCTCGACGACTATGACGAGTGGGACCGGGTGGTCGGGGAGCTCGCGGCCCTCGCGGCCCGGGCCCGGTTCGTGGGGCGCGAGCTGCCGGCCGCCGGCCGGGCGGCCTTCGACGAGCTGGTGCTGCACCCGGTGCTGGCGCTCGACAACCTGTACCGCCTCTACGAGGCCGTGGCCCGGAACCGGCGCTACGCGGCGCAGGGCCGCGCCTCGACCAACGACTGGGCCGCGCGGGCGCGAGCCCTGTTCGGGGTGGATGCCGCGATCACCACCTGGTACAACGACACGGTGGCCGGCGGCAAGTGGCGCCACATGATGGACCAGACCCACATCGGCTACACGACCTGGGATCAGCCGCCGCGGAACATCATGCCCGAGGTGCAGCGGATCTCCCTTCCCGGCCGGGCCGAGATGGGCGTCGCCATCCCCGGCTCGGACCGGTGGTGGCCGGCGGACACGTCGGCGGCGGCGCTGCCGGAGCTGAACGCCTGCCGCGATCCGCGGTTCGACGTCGAGGTGTTCAATCGCGGCAGTACGCCGTTCGCGTTCCGGGCCGTGTCCGACGCGCCCTGGCTGGTGGTCGCGCCGGCCGAGGGCACCGTGGACAAGGAGCGCCGCCTCCACGTGAGCGTGGACTGGCAACGGGCGCCGGTCGGGGAGCCGCGCGAGGCGGCCATCACGATCACGGGGGCGGGCCGCCCGGTGGTGGTGCACGCGCGCCTGCGCCATCCGGCCGGCCCGCGCCCGCGCGGGTTCGTGGAGACGGACGGCTACGTCGCCGTCGAGGCCGAGCACTTCTCCCGCGCCGTCGCCGCGGCGCCGATCCGGTGGGTGCGCATCCCGGGCCTGGGGCGGACGCTCTCCGGGATCACCGCGTTCCCGGTCACCGCCCCGCGCCAGACGCCTGGCGGCGACGCCCCGCGCCTCGAGTACCCGCTCCACCTGTTCGCAGGCGGCGACGTCCTGGTCCGGGCGACCTTCTCACCCACCCTCGACTTCCGCGCCACCGGCCTCCGGTACGCGGTCTCGTTCGACGACGACCCGCCGCAGGTCGTGGACCTCGCCGCCGACACCACGCTGCGCACCTGGGAGCGGCGGGTCAGCGACAACGCCATCGAATCGGCGACGCGCCATCGCGTCGCGGCCGGCGACCACGTCCTGCGCTACTGGCTGGTGGACCCCGGCGTCGTGCTCCAGCGCCTGGTCGTGGATCACGGCCGCCTCGGGGCCAGCTACCTCGGCCCACCCGAGAGCTGCGGCCCGAACTAG